From Rhododendron vialii isolate Sample 1 chromosome 10a, ASM3025357v1, the proteins below share one genomic window:
- the LOC131304247 gene encoding probable L-type lectin-domain containing receptor kinase S.5, whose translation MGLAATYVMLIPLLLSLFAAMPPATAKLKTSNITAELQNNKIRCNYLNTHKLGKAFQVDLPTTIHNDAIQVTLDSVNSDFLIINQTRQILYESPFKLWEGQNDTDRVASFSSSFLVNLNGVDNSTPDIVLTSRTLKEDIDPNSNHVGLNINGVRSDITTSFTTFGLQLVGEGTTANFFNVWVQYEGIKKLIAVYVAQQNETDLTPSRPVNPILTSYLHLRGVENLHLYFGFSASKENATQLNRVRQWNLTLTVEYNHHVNWLKIGLIVGITTAVLLPASVALVYYSRKRWLLRRSDRQMSRKVKSMPGMPREYRYKDLQKATNNFDETRKLGQGGCGVVYKGYLANQQDLEVAVKMFPGESLKGQDDFFQELTIINQLRHKYLVPLLGWCHKNGELLLVYDYMPNGSLDKHLFNDADSTPLSWNLRRKIISGVASALHYLHYDYQKRVVHRDLKASNIMLDAEFNARLGDFGLARVLDNEKTSYIEANGVPGTRGYMAPEYVFTGKATEQSDVYAFGAVILEVVCGRRPEIQIGTYPLLVDWVWALHRQGQLLEAVDNRLGENNVAEEAQRFLLLGLACSHPTASERPKTQEIVQMLSGSVPVPYVPPVRPPYMLPLVPIGEEDISQATTTDTTSFMTAHYGSVSAPVAINPEIQRPDSDSHINII comes from the exons ATGGGACTGGCTGCGACTTACGTCATGCTTATACCCCTCCTCCTCTCACTATTCGCGGCGATGCCTCCAGCCACCGCCAAACTAAAAACCTCCAACATCACCGCGGAactccaaaacaacaaaatccgGTGCAATTACTTGAATACGCACAAACTTGGCAAAGCATTCCAGGTCGACTTGCCCACGACCATACACAACGATGCCATCCAAGTCACGCTTGACTCCGTCAACTCCGACTTCTTGATCATCAACCAAACCCGTCAAATTCTATACGAATCCCCTTTCAAGCTATGGGAAGGTCAAAACGACACCGACAGAGTGGCGTCGTTTAGCTCCTCATTCCTTGTCAACCTGAACGGAGTGGACAATTCTACCCCCGACATAGTCCTCACATCCCGCACGTTGAAGGAGGATATCGACCCGAATTCAAACCACGTCGGACTCAACATCAACGGCGTCAGGTCTGACATAACCACCTCCTTTACCACATTCGGACTCCAACTAGTTGGCGAGGGTACAACGGCCAATTTCTTCAACGTCTGGGTCCAGTACGAGGGAATAAAAAAG CTCATTGCGGTTTACGTGGCTCAACAAAACGAAACGGATCTGACACCTTCCAGACCCGTTAACCCGATTCTGACATCGTATCTGCACCTCAGAGGGGTCGAGAATCTGCACTTGTATTTCGGGTTTTCCGCATCAAAAGAAAACGCAACACAACTCAACCGCGTTAGACAGTGGAACCTGACACTGACAGTGGAGTACAACCACCACGTAAATTGGTTGAAGATTGGCCTCATCGTCGGGATAACCACGGCAGTGCTTTTACCGGCGTCGGTGGCTTTGGTATATTACTCCCGAAAGAGGTGGTTATTGCGACGGTCGGACCGGCAAATGTCGAGGAAGGTGAAGAGCATGCCCGGGATGCCGAGGGAGTATCGGTACAAAGATTTGCAGAAGGCTACAAACAATTTTGACGAGACGAGGAAGTTGGGACAAGGTGGGTGTGGAGTGGTTTACAAGGGGTATTTGGCGAATCAGCAGGATTTGGAGGTTGCGGTGAAGATGTTTCCCGGAGAGAGTTTGAAGGGTCAGGATGATTTCTTTCAAGAACTTACAATCATCAATCAACTCAGGCACAAATACCTTGTCCCATTACTGG GATGGTGCCACAAGAATGGAGAGTTGCTGTTGGTTTACGATTACATGCCCAACGGCAGCCTCGACAAACACCTCTTCAACGATGCCGACAGCACGCCATTGAGCTGGAATCTCCGCCGCAAGATCATCTCCGGGGTAGCCTCTGCCCTCCACTACCTGCACTACGATTACCAAAAGAGGGTGGTCCACCGCGACCTCAAGGCTAGCAACATCATGCTTGATGCTGAGTTCAATGCCAGGCTAGGAGACTTTGGCCTTGCAAGGGTCTTAGACAATGAAAAAACCTCGTACATAGAAGCCAATGGCGTTCCGGGTACAAGGGGGTACATGGCCCCTGAATACGTGTTCACGGGCAAGGCCACCGAGCAGTCTGATGTATATGCTTTTGGTGCTGTTATATTGGAAGTGGTTTGTGGTCGTAGGCCCGAGATCCAAATTGGCACGTACCCATTGTTAGTAGATTGGGTCTGGGCCTTGCATCGACAAGGCCAGTTACTTGAGGCCGTCGACAATAGGCTCGGGGAGAACAATGTTGCGGAGGAGGCCCAAAGATTTTTGCTTCTGGGCCTAGCCTGTTCGCATCCGACAGCGAGTGAAAGGCCGAAAACTCAAGAAATTGTTCAGATGCTATCGGGCTCGGTGCCTGTGCCCTACGTGCCACCGGTCAGGCCGCCTTACATGCTGCCGTTGGTGCCGATCGGGGAGGAAGACATCAGTCAGGCCACTACCACCGACACAACGTCCTTCATGACCGCACATTATGGATCAGTTTCGGCACCAGTGGCCATCAACCCAGAAATCCAACGCCCAGATAGTGACAGCCACATTAATATcatttaa